A section of the Paenibacillus yonginensis genome encodes:
- a CDS encoding aldo/keto reductase has product MKYKQLGASGLKVSALGLGTNAFGKRADQETSVNIIHQALDSGVNFVDTANIYAGTASESIIGEALAGRRQEVVLATKAGLIRNEGPNGSGSSRFHLQQELEQSLRRLKTDYIDLYQIHTFDPNTPLEETLRTLDDMVSSGKVRYIGASNYAAWELMKALGVSERKGFVPYVSVQTSYSLADRTPEQELVPLCLDQGVGIIPYFPLAGGILTGKYTAPSDTPAGSRAQTDPSFQRFLDEKTIELGRQVARLAGELGCSPSALSIAWLMGRPAVSTVIVGATRTGQLEDNLTSLELELPDEVRKQLDELSASFRYGEAFAVYRLT; this is encoded by the coding sequence ATGAAATATAAGCAGCTTGGGGCAAGCGGATTAAAGGTTTCGGCTCTCGGATTGGGTACCAATGCGTTCGGCAAACGTGCGGACCAGGAGACATCCGTGAACATCATCCATCAGGCTTTGGATAGCGGCGTCAATTTTGTGGATACGGCCAACATCTATGCGGGAACCGCATCGGAGTCGATTATCGGGGAGGCTCTGGCGGGAAGACGGCAAGAGGTGGTTCTGGCGACTAAAGCCGGTTTGATTCGAAATGAAGGACCAAACGGAAGCGGGTCCTCGCGGTTCCACCTGCAGCAGGAGCTTGAGCAGAGCCTGCGCCGGTTGAAGACCGATTACATCGACCTGTACCAGATTCACACCTTCGATCCGAATACTCCTCTGGAAGAAACGCTCCGCACACTGGATGACATGGTTTCTTCGGGGAAAGTCCGCTACATAGGAGCCTCTAATTATGCGGCATGGGAGCTGATGAAGGCGCTGGGCGTCAGTGAACGCAAAGGTTTTGTTCCTTATGTATCCGTGCAGACGAGCTATTCCCTGGCAGACCGCACACCGGAGCAGGAGCTGGTGCCGTTATGCCTGGATCAGGGTGTCGGAATCATTCCTTATTTCCCTTTGGCCGGAGGTATTCTTACCGGAAAATATACGGCCCCGTCGGATACGCCTGCCGGCTCAAGAGCCCAAACCGACCCGAGCTTCCAGCGGTTTCTGGATGAGAAGACGATCGAGCTTGGTCGTCAAGTGGCCAGGCTTGCGGGAGAACTCGGCTGCTCGCCAAGCGCGCTTTCGATTGCCTGGCTGATGGGCCGTCCGGCCGTATCCACCGTTATTGTCGGGGCTACGCGGACTGGACAGCTTGAAGATAATCTCACCAGCTTAGAACTCGAGTTGCCTGATGAGGTGAGAAAGCAATTGGATGAGCTGAGCGCATCTTTTCGTTACGGGGAGGCTTTTGCCGTTTATCGGCTGACTTGA
- a CDS encoding helix-turn-helix transcriptional regulator, translating into MNKTERLLAIVMELQRSKLLTADELAEVLGVSIRTIYRDMQALSEAGVPIVGETGLGYSLMEGFFLPPISFTVQEAVSLLLGAEFVEKRFDPTYRKSAHSSRRKIEAILSRPIREETNRIQGSISLIQKDEMAVMMREKVNLGSIREAMLKGKKLRFTYHKRVAGTDGNRVNVRTVSPFGLAHDEQNGWLLVAFCDLREDIRHFRVSRISDLTVTEDTFQIPDNFNLQSYRPKDTRSIRVCAIFNSEISDKVEEANNYYMETAESKEDGYHVTFRVRQPEELLSWILGWGADVIVTEPESFKNRIREEIEKMKNRY; encoded by the coding sequence TTGAATAAAACAGAACGTCTTTTAGCAATTGTGATGGAATTGCAGCGAAGTAAATTGCTGACAGCCGATGAATTAGCAGAGGTCTTGGGAGTTAGTATAAGAACGATTTATCGTGATATGCAGGCTTTGAGTGAAGCGGGTGTCCCCATAGTTGGTGAGACAGGATTAGGATACTCTTTGATGGAAGGTTTTTTTCTTCCACCCATTAGTTTTACAGTCCAAGAAGCAGTATCCCTTCTTCTTGGAGCAGAATTCGTAGAAAAACGTTTTGATCCAACTTATCGCAAAAGTGCTCATTCTTCCCGCAGAAAAATAGAAGCCATTCTGTCTCGCCCCATCCGTGAGGAGACAAACCGAATACAAGGGAGCATCAGTCTGATCCAAAAAGATGAAATGGCCGTAATGATGCGAGAGAAAGTAAACTTGGGAAGCATTCGTGAAGCCATGCTGAAGGGCAAGAAACTTCGTTTCACCTATCACAAGCGGGTTGCTGGGACTGATGGGAACCGGGTAAATGTGCGAACTGTATCGCCGTTCGGATTGGCACATGATGAGCAGAATGGCTGGCTATTAGTTGCTTTCTGTGACCTGCGGGAGGATATTCGCCATTTCCGGGTCTCCCGAATCAGTGATCTTACCGTGACTGAGGATACGTTTCAGATTCCCGATAACTTCAACCTTCAATCCTATCGTCCGAAGGATACCCGCAGCATACGGGTCTGCGCAATTTTTAATTCAGAAATCAGCGATAAGGTTGAAGAAGCAAACAACTATTATATGGAGACTGCCGAATCTAAAGAAGATGGATACCATGTCACTTTTCGCGTCCGTCAACCTGAGGAACTGCTGAGTTGGATTCTTGGCTGGGGGGCCGATGTCATAGTAACTGAACCGGAATCCTTCAAAAACCGCATAAGAGAAGAAATCGAAAAAATGAAAAACCGTTACTGA
- a CDS encoding VOC family protein: protein MSVHKIEHVGIRVSALEDSIEFYSRVIGLKLAGTLGDVEAPVRLAFMSFPNQTNVEVELVYKKAPEELANEGRVHHIAFTVSQIEQEYERIAQLGLSGLDSQINQLPNGSRYFFFNGPDGERIEFFQPAQP, encoded by the coding sequence ATGAGTGTACACAAAATCGAGCATGTCGGAATTCGGGTTTCGGCCCTTGAGGATTCAATCGAATTTTACAGCCGGGTGATCGGCCTGAAGCTGGCGGGAACGCTTGGCGATGTCGAAGCTCCGGTACGGCTGGCTTTCATGTCCTTTCCTAATCAGACGAATGTCGAGGTAGAACTGGTCTATAAAAAGGCTCCGGAAGAGCTGGCCAATGAAGGCCGCGTCCACCATATTGCCTTCACGGTCAGCCAGATCGAACAGGAATACGAAAGAATCGCCCAGCTGGGTTTGTCCGGCCTGGACAGCCAGATCAACCAGCTCCCGAACGGCAGCCGTTATTTCTTCTTTAACGGTCCGGACGGGGAACGCATCGAGTTCTTCCAGCCCGCCCAGCCATAA
- a CDS encoding phosphotransferase family protein, which yields MQTPPYQQVIEKNFPGSTLLRHWPLKGGVSAEVTALEFRQADGQLNKVIVRQHGAADLARNPRIAQDESLLLDFLRKAKLPVPAPYAVDDSRDLLDSPYLLIQYIESDTDWHPADLNACSRQLAGQLALLHQLPIQSGTFSFLPRQESLYTQLLAKNPLKPDTSLGEAGIRQVLETVWPLPEWNKTVLLHGDYWPGNTLWRGDRLIAVIDWEDAALGDPLTDLAGARLEVLWAWGQEALDVFTAEYKRLMPDVRYDHLPYWDLCAALRPASKLSTWGLEPAKEQDMRKKHKRFVEAAFAAIRAQ from the coding sequence ATGCAGACCCCTCCCTATCAGCAGGTTATCGAAAAAAATTTTCCCGGATCCACACTGCTCCGCCATTGGCCGCTTAAGGGCGGCGTTTCCGCCGAGGTGACCGCGCTTGAGTTCCGGCAGGCAGACGGCCAGTTGAACAAAGTCATCGTCCGCCAGCACGGGGCTGCCGACTTGGCCCGAAATCCCCGGATCGCCCAAGACGAGTCCCTCCTGCTGGATTTCCTGCGTAAAGCTAAGCTTCCGGTACCTGCGCCTTATGCGGTAGATGATTCACGGGACTTGCTTGATTCTCCCTATCTCCTCATACAATACATAGAAAGCGATACCGATTGGCACCCTGCCGATCTGAACGCCTGCAGCCGCCAGCTGGCTGGACAATTGGCTTTGCTGCATCAGCTGCCGATACAATCAGGGACTTTTTCTTTCCTGCCAAGGCAGGAAAGCCTCTATACACAGCTGCTCGCCAAAAATCCCCTTAAGCCGGACACGTCGCTCGGCGAAGCAGGAATCCGTCAGGTGCTGGAGACGGTTTGGCCGCTGCCGGAATGGAATAAAACCGTCCTGCTTCACGGAGACTACTGGCCGGGCAACACGCTTTGGCGCGGAGACCGGCTGATAGCGGTTATTGATTGGGAGGATGCGGCGCTTGGCGACCCGCTGACCGATTTGGCCGGTGCCCGTCTGGAGGTTTTGTGGGCATGGGGACAGGAAGCGCTTGATGTGTTCACTGCCGAATATAAAAGGCTCATGCCTGATGTCCGTTACGATCATTTGCCCTACTGGGATTTGTGCGCGGCCCTGCGGCCAGCGTCCAAGCTGTCCACGTGGGGACTTGAACCTGCCAAAGAGCAGGACATGCGCAAGAAACACAAACGGTTTGTAGAAGCGGCTTTTGCCGCCATTCGGGCTCAATAG
- a CDS encoding L-rhamnose/proton symporter RhaT, translating to MIYGFLLLLLACGFQGSFGLGMKKYRPFSWEAFWVIFSVVGILLVPLGWTWLEVPDFMTYVRETPGHVLASASFCGLLWGVSSILFGKAIDRVGVSLTYGVNMGISASVGSLIPLLIFGNIPVARSFVVLLIGMAVMLAGVAVITKAGLAKEKSLKTVLLEQVGDTANAGKKTVQRPAACFACRAGLGSYEYWLCLCQSDA from the coding sequence GTGATTTATGGGTTTTTGCTGCTGCTGCTGGCTTGCGGTTTTCAAGGGAGCTTTGGACTCGGGATGAAGAAATACCGGCCTTTTTCCTGGGAAGCTTTCTGGGTGATCTTCTCGGTTGTGGGCATTCTGCTCGTTCCGCTTGGATGGACCTGGCTTGAGGTGCCTGACTTTATGACTTATGTCCGCGAGACGCCGGGCCACGTACTGGCATCAGCCTCATTCTGCGGCCTGCTGTGGGGCGTCAGCTCCATCCTGTTTGGCAAAGCGATCGATAGGGTAGGAGTCTCCTTGACCTACGGCGTCAACATGGGCATTTCGGCGTCTGTCGGTTCGCTGATTCCGCTGCTCATCTTCGGCAATATCCCGGTAGCCCGCTCTTTTGTGGTCCTGCTGATCGGCATGGCGGTAATGCTGGCTGGCGTTGCGGTGATTACAAAGGCGGGGCTTGCCAAGGAGAAAAGTCTGAAGACCGTGCTGCTTGAACAGGTTGGAGACACGGCAAACGCCGGGAAAAAAACTGTCCAAAGGCCTGCTGCTTGCTTCGCTTGCCGGGCTGGGCTCGGCAGCTATGAATATTGGCTTTGCCTATGCCAATCAGACGCTTGA
- the rlmD gene encoding 23S rRNA (uracil(1939)-C(5))-methyltransferase RlmD — MKPKDASGKGANAKSNRTSSGRDNPPGLRKPKPDSRGTRSSASKLESAGKPGQPNPRNEQRKTQPKVRNAAQAASSLSKFRKDKQTQPARHEHAEEVKVGDRLIITIKRLGINGEGVGYYRRKAVFIEGAIPGEVIKAVVTKVEERFIQAKIGEIEKRSPYRIDAPCPVFGICGGCQIQHMSYEGQLKAKEDLVREAFSRYSGLENIRMKPMLGMDHPWDYRNKAQLQLGMRQEGVIAGLYAAGSHELIDITGCPIQHPEVNRAVDKVRNVLQELQIPVYQERSNKGLVRSIVVRLGFQSKQLQVTLVAAKDRLPNEAELVKHIRLALPEATSIALNANPRNTSLIFGDHTRILWGSDTIEESLGDLDFTLSPRAFFQLNPLQTVKLYESVRAAAALTGRETVVDAYCGTGTIGLWLAPNAAEVRGIETIAEAVQDAKANAERNGRSNATFHTGRAEDLLPRWVKSGFSPDIIIADPPRTGLDEVFLETVLRTKPKRFVYVSCNPSTLAKDCKVLADGGYSVEWVQPVDMFPQTSHVECCVLLVRES; from the coding sequence ATGAAACCGAAAGACGCTTCCGGCAAGGGAGCTAACGCTAAATCTAACCGTACATCATCCGGACGTGACAACCCTCCAGGACTCCGTAAACCCAAACCGGATAGCCGGGGGACGCGATCTTCAGCCTCTAAATTGGAAAGTGCCGGCAAACCTGGCCAGCCTAATCCGCGAAACGAGCAACGCAAAACCCAGCCTAAAGTCCGCAATGCGGCTCAGGCCGCTTCCTCGCTATCCAAATTCCGCAAGGACAAGCAGACCCAGCCTGCCCGGCACGAGCATGCCGAGGAGGTCAAAGTCGGCGACCGGCTGATCATTACAATCAAACGGCTGGGCATTAACGGCGAAGGCGTCGGCTATTACCGCAGAAAGGCGGTATTTATTGAAGGCGCGATTCCCGGTGAAGTGATTAAAGCTGTGGTCACCAAGGTTGAAGAACGATTCATACAAGCCAAAATCGGCGAAATTGAAAAAAGGTCCCCCTACCGCATCGACGCGCCCTGCCCGGTGTTTGGCATTTGCGGGGGCTGCCAGATTCAGCACATGTCTTATGAAGGCCAGCTGAAAGCGAAAGAGGATTTGGTGCGCGAAGCTTTCTCTCGTTATTCGGGTCTGGAAAATATCCGGATGAAGCCGATGCTTGGCATGGACCATCCTTGGGATTACCGCAACAAAGCCCAGCTTCAGCTCGGTATGCGTCAGGAGGGGGTTATTGCCGGTTTGTACGCGGCAGGCTCGCATGAACTGATCGACATTACCGGCTGTCCTATCCAGCACCCCGAGGTGAACCGCGCGGTGGATAAAGTCCGCAACGTGCTGCAGGAGCTGCAAATTCCGGTTTATCAGGAACGCAGCAATAAAGGGCTGGTTCGCAGCATTGTCGTGCGGCTGGGCTTTCAGTCCAAACAGCTGCAGGTTACGCTGGTGGCTGCCAAGGACCGGTTGCCAAATGAAGCTGAGCTTGTCAAACATATCCGGCTGGCTTTGCCTGAGGCAACCAGCATTGCCTTAAATGCCAATCCGCGGAATACCTCGCTGATCTTCGGCGATCACACCCGTATCCTCTGGGGCTCGGATACGATCGAGGAATCGCTCGGCGACCTGGACTTTACGCTGTCGCCTCGCGCTTTCTTCCAGCTTAATCCGCTTCAGACGGTTAAGCTGTACGAATCCGTCCGCGCCGCAGCTGCGCTGACAGGCCGGGAAACCGTTGTCGATGCCTACTGCGGCACCGGAACGATCGGCTTGTGGCTCGCGCCAAACGCCGCCGAGGTGCGCGGCATCGAAACCATCGCGGAGGCCGTTCAGGATGCCAAAGCCAACGCGGAGCGCAACGGCCGCAGCAACGCCACCTTCCACACGGGGCGTGCTGAGGATCTGCTGCCGCGTTGGGTCAAGTCCGGTTTCTCGCCGGACATCATCATTGCCGACCCGCCGCGCACGGGTCTTGATGAAGTCTTCCTCGAAACCGTGCTGCGCACGAAGCCCAAACGTTTCGTGTATGTCTCCTGCAATCCTTCTACACTCGCGAAGGACTGCAAAGTGCTGGCCGACGGCGGCTACAGCGTCGAATGGGTCCAGCCGGTGGATATGTTCCCGCAGACAAGCCATGTGGAGTGCTGTGTGTTGTTGGTTAGGGAGTCGTGA
- a CDS encoding alpha/beta hydrolase, translating into MVTEQPFSFINEDLQSVYVYHWGPGHSGDSEHFSAASGPDAGAAPDGTTEAGSAEPGSLPAQAAAPAPPLSIKGIVQIVHGMAETGRRYEETAAELVRHGYLVYAADLRGHGRTADQYEGLGYAGKDGHNGMVKDILLLREEIGKRHPGLPVFLLGHSMGSFLVQKVMYTGPERYNAFLLTGSCGRQPFLSFGEKLAAMQCRLQGERKPSLLLNALVFGPYNRQFKPVRTPFDWLSRDTAEVDRFVADPYCGELCSAGFFCDFFRLLREIHRPEHMARIPVDKPVFLFSGAEDPVGHNGKGVERLAADYNRLGLRHVDLKLYPGARHELFHEFNKEEVIRDVLQWLDRQAGRLSAAAPS; encoded by the coding sequence ATGGTGACTGAACAGCCCTTCTCATTCATTAACGAGGATTTGCAGTCCGTCTATGTGTATCATTGGGGACCCGGACATTCAGGAGATTCTGAGCATTTTTCCGCTGCTTCCGGCCCTGATGCCGGTGCAGCTCCAGACGGCACAACCGAAGCCGGAAGCGCCGAGCCTGGCAGTCTGCCGGCACAGGCTGCTGCCCCCGCTCCTCCCCTTTCCATCAAAGGGATCGTGCAAATCGTTCACGGCATGGCCGAAACGGGCAGACGTTACGAAGAAACGGCTGCCGAGCTTGTCCGGCACGGTTATCTTGTTTATGCCGCAGATTTGCGCGGTCACGGACGGACGGCCGATCAATACGAAGGACTGGGGTATGCCGGCAAAGATGGGCATAACGGCATGGTCAAAGACATCCTGCTGCTCCGCGAGGAAATCGGCAAACGGCATCCCGGACTGCCCGTGTTTCTGCTTGGCCACAGCATGGGTTCTTTTCTGGTGCAAAAGGTTATGTATACCGGCCCTGAACGTTATAACGCATTTCTGCTGACCGGCAGCTGCGGCAGACAGCCGTTTCTTTCCTTTGGCGAGAAGCTCGCCGCGATGCAATGCCGGCTTCAGGGAGAGCGCAAGCCAAGCCTGCTGCTGAACGCCCTGGTCTTTGGTCCCTACAATCGGCAGTTCAAGCCGGTCCGCACTCCGTTTGACTGGCTGTCCCGGGACACGGCTGAGGTCGACCGGTTTGTAGCCGATCCCTATTGCGGCGAGCTGTGCAGCGCCGGTTTCTTCTGCGACTTCTTCCGTTTGCTGCGGGAGATCCACCGGCCAGAACACATGGCGAGAATCCCGGTCGACAAACCGGTATTTTTGTTCTCTGGAGCCGAAGATCCGGTCGGCCACAACGGCAAAGGCGTGGAGCGGCTGGCAGCCGATTATAACCGGCTTGGCCTTCGCCATGTGGATTTGAAGCTTTATCCCGGAGCCCGGCATGAGCTGTTCCATGAATTCAACAAAGAAGAAGTGATACGCGATGTGCTCCAGTGGCTGGACCGGCAGGCCGGCAGGCTGTCAGCAGCTGCCCCTTCGTAG
- a CDS encoding B12-binding domain-containing radical SAM protein, whose product MKVVLSTLNAKYIHTNMAIRLLKAYSQHEFDIELAEYTIKDPVMNIVSDLYRRQPDVIGFSCYIWNIEETLKVVEILKKVMPETEIVLGGPEVSYDTDYWMKRVPAIDFIVMGEGEETFHHLLQTIAGDRKFHFVYGLAYRKGDEVVLMPGRPKADLNSLPSPHRFPEDIPELGKRIVYFETSRGCPFNCQFCLSSIEVGVRYYDIERVKADILYLIANGAKVIKFLDRTFNINRSYAMEMFQFLIENHQGCVFQFEITADIMRPEVMDYLAENAPPGIFRFEIGVQSTNDPTNELVKRRQNFTKLSRTVMTIKNSGRIDQHLDLIAGLPLEDYDTFRKTFNDVFAMEPEELQLGFLKMLRGTGLRHDADKYNYVYMDNAPYEILSSEWLPFSDIVRLKRLEDVLEKYWNAHRMDHTLRYLMKHEFDSPFDFFQEFGNYWEEQGWQRIGHQLEDLFIRLDAFLKVRGLRHPQIVAGLMKADYLLNHKYKPRKIWWEDRMHKEERTALYHRLAELSLAISADGAAGASGAGADDGQRSGWPGSLRLTERELLKLGVLERLPFSSVEEAVERGPEAAGHESLLVVLYQQNEDEKPVYFSVDAGLLAAQS is encoded by the coding sequence ATGAAAGTTGTGTTATCCACGCTGAATGCTAAATATATTCATACGAATATGGCGATCCGGCTTCTGAAAGCTTACAGCCAGCACGAATTCGACATTGAACTGGCCGAATATACGATCAAAGACCCGGTGATGAACATCGTTTCGGATTTGTACCGCCGTCAGCCGGATGTGATCGGATTCTCCTGTTATATCTGGAATATCGAAGAAACGCTAAAGGTCGTTGAAATTTTGAAAAAGGTTATGCCGGAAACGGAAATCGTGCTCGGCGGGCCGGAGGTTTCTTACGATACCGATTATTGGATGAAGAGAGTGCCGGCCATTGATTTTATTGTTATGGGCGAAGGTGAAGAGACGTTCCACCATCTGCTCCAGACCATTGCAGGGGACCGCAAATTTCATTTCGTCTACGGCCTTGCTTACCGCAAAGGCGATGAAGTCGTGTTGATGCCGGGCCGGCCGAAAGCGGATCTGAACAGTCTGCCCTCCCCGCACCGTTTCCCGGAGGACATTCCGGAGCTAGGCAAAAGAATTGTTTATTTCGAGACCAGCCGGGGCTGCCCATTCAACTGCCAGTTCTGCTTGTCCAGCATCGAGGTCGGTGTCCGGTATTATGATATCGAGCGGGTGAAGGCGGACATTTTGTACCTGATCGCGAACGGAGCCAAGGTCATCAAATTCCTGGACCGGACGTTTAACATCAACCGCAGCTACGCCATGGAAATGTTCCAATTCCTGATCGAGAACCATCAGGGCTGCGTGTTCCAGTTTGAGATTACAGCGGACATCATGCGGCCAGAAGTGATGGATTATTTGGCAGAGAATGCGCCTCCGGGGATTTTTCGTTTCGAGATCGGCGTCCAGTCCACCAACGACCCGACCAACGAGCTGGTCAAACGCAGACAAAATTTCACGAAGCTGTCGCGCACGGTCATGACGATTAAGAACAGCGGCCGCATCGACCAGCATCTCGATTTGATTGCGGGCCTGCCGCTCGAGGATTACGACACGTTCCGCAAGACGTTTAACGACGTGTTTGCCATGGAGCCGGAGGAGCTGCAGCTCGGCTTCCTGAAAATGCTGCGGGGAACCGGGCTGCGTCACGATGCGGACAAATACAATTATGTCTACATGGACAACGCTCCTTACGAAATTTTGAGCAGCGAATGGCTGCCTTTCTCCGATATTGTCCGCTTGAAACGCCTGGAGGATGTACTTGAAAAATACTGGAACGCCCACCGTATGGACCATACGCTGCGCTATTTGATGAAACACGAATTCGATTCGCCGTTCGACTTCTTCCAGGAGTTCGGGAATTACTGGGAGGAGCAGGGCTGGCAGCGGATCGGGCACCAGCTGGAGGATTTGTTCATCCGGCTGGATGCTTTCCTTAAAGTACGGGGTCTGCGGCATCCACAGATCGTAGCCGGTCTGATGAAAGCTGACTATCTGCTGAACCACAAGTACAAACCGCGTAAAATCTGGTGGGAAGACCGGATGCACAAAGAGGAACGGACGGCCCTGTACCACCGCTTGGCCGAGCTGTCCTTAGCCATTTCGGCGGACGGCGCGGCTGGTGCTTCTGGAGCGGGTGCTGATGACGGTCAACGTTCAGGCTGGCCGGGAAGTCTGCGCTTAACCGAACGGGAGCTGCTCAAATTGGGTGTCCTGGAGCGATTGCCGTTCTCCAGCGTGGAGGAAGCGGTCGAACGGGGGCCGGAAGCTGCCGGTCATGAATCCCTGTTAGTGGTGCTGTATCAGCAAAATGAAGATGAGAAGCCGGTTTATTTCTCAGTAGATGCAGGTCTGCTTGCAGCGCAATCCTAG
- a CDS encoding VOC family protein: MPVIGPDFISLQVSNLEASAEFYQNYLGLVRSQAGPPHAVVFETKPIAFALRDLMPGTELGSGTQPGLGVALWLHAPDAQEIHDKLIAAGVKITSAPIDGPFGRTFTFADPDGYLVTLHSKA; the protein is encoded by the coding sequence ATGCCAGTAATTGGACCCGATTTCATTTCACTTCAAGTTAGCAATCTTGAAGCTTCTGCGGAATTTTATCAAAACTATCTCGGCCTCGTCCGCTCACAGGCGGGACCCCCTCATGCTGTAGTCTTTGAAACAAAACCTATTGCATTTGCCCTTCGCGACTTAATGCCAGGAACTGAACTCGGTTCAGGTACTCAGCCTGGACTTGGTGTCGCTCTGTGGCTTCATGCCCCTGATGCGCAGGAAATCCATGACAAGCTTATTGCAGCAGGCGTGAAGATTACATCTGCCCCAATAGATGGACCATTCGGACGAACTTTTACATTTGCCGACCCCGATGGTTACCTGGTTACCCTTCACAGTAAAGCCTAA
- the recQ gene encoding DNA helicase RecQ — protein MNVELPTLDKARELLQKYYGYPDFREGQTQIVESLLTGKDTLGILPTGGGKSICYQIPALLAPGLTLVVSPLISLMKDQVDALTAMGIPAAYINSTLSGKEVNDRIRAARRGDLKLLYVAPERLELDWFRQEMSELPISCVAVDEAHCVSQWGHDFRTSYLAVSPFVESLPERPVVAAFTATATPEVTEDMVRLLRLDDPSVFITGLGRDNLAMSVLRGENKREFILEYARTHEAQAGIIYAATRKDVDDLHDRLRQAGIAAGRYHAGMGDEERDAMQEAFLYDDIRVMVATNAFGMGIDKSNVRYVIHYNMPKNMEAYVQEAGRAGRDGEPSECILLFSAQDIVTQKFLIEQNPQDDLRKKGDYRKLQQMIEYCYTNKCLRWAMLDYFGEKHDHKPCGNCSSCLDDRELVDMTRDAQIIFSCIHRMRERFGVSMVASVLKGSQNRKVLQYGFDKLPTYAMMPRRTEKEISELINEFVAEGYLMLTEGQYPVVRLTAKAAEVLKGQREVMQRAPRPVQESAAGRRRSNRYDLSPSAVNETVFEQLRLIRRDLAQKEHVPSYIIFNDATLREMSVIQPQTEQEMLRIKGVGELKFGKYGKPFLDFFKNGGLGAVPDDDAPDEMDYHGTDQDGFDF, from the coding sequence ATGAACGTTGAACTGCCAACTTTGGATAAAGCGCGGGAACTGCTGCAGAAATATTACGGTTATCCCGACTTCCGGGAAGGCCAAACCCAAATCGTTGAAAGCCTGCTGACCGGCAAAGACACGCTTGGCATTCTGCCGACCGGCGGCGGCAAGTCGATCTGTTACCAGATTCCGGCGCTGCTTGCGCCTGGATTGACGTTGGTCGTGTCTCCGCTGATCTCCCTGATGAAGGACCAGGTGGACGCGCTTACGGCCATGGGCATTCCTGCTGCTTACATTAACAGTACCTTGTCGGGAAAAGAAGTTAACGATCGCATCCGCGCCGCGCGCCGCGGCGATCTGAAGCTGCTGTATGTTGCGCCGGAGCGGCTGGAGCTGGACTGGTTCCGCCAGGAAATGAGCGAGCTGCCGATTTCCTGCGTGGCCGTGGACGAAGCGCATTGCGTCTCCCAGTGGGGCCACGACTTTCGGACAAGCTACCTGGCGGTTTCGCCGTTTGTAGAGAGCCTGCCGGAGCGTCCGGTGGTGGCGGCTTTTACAGCGACGGCGACGCCGGAGGTGACGGAGGATATGGTCCGCCTGCTGCGGCTGGATGATCCGTCTGTCTTCATTACCGGGCTAGGGCGCGACAATCTGGCTATGTCGGTGCTGCGCGGCGAAAATAAACGCGAGTTTATTCTTGAATATGCCCGCACCCATGAAGCGCAAGCCGGCATTATTTATGCTGCTACCCGAAAGGACGTGGACGACCTGCATGACCGGCTGCGTCAGGCCGGTATTGCCGCAGGACGTTATCATGCCGGGATGGGCGACGAGGAACGGGATGCGATGCAGGAAGCTTTCCTGTACGACGACATTCGGGTGATGGTTGCGACCAACGCCTTCGGAATGGGCATCGACAAATCCAATGTCCGTTATGTCATTCATTACAACATGCCTAAGAACATGGAGGCTTATGTTCAGGAAGCCGGACGTGCGGGCCGGGACGGCGAGCCAAGCGAATGTATTTTGCTGTTCAGCGCGCAGGATATTGTGACCCAGAAATTCCTGATCGAGCAGAACCCGCAGGACGATCTGCGCAAGAAAGGCGATTACCGCAAGCTGCAGCAGATGATCGAATACTGCTATACAAACAAATGCCTGCGCTGGGCGATGCTCGATTATTTTGGAGAGAAACATGACCATAAACCTTGCGGCAACTGCAGCTCCTGCCTCGATGACCGCGAGCTGGTGGATATGACGCGCGACGCGCAGATTATTTTCTCCTGCATCCACCGGATGCGGGAGCGGTTTGGGGTGTCGATGGTGGCGTCGGTACTGAAGGGCTCGCAGAACAGGAAAGTGCTGCAATACGGCTTTGACAAGCTGCCAACCTATGCCATGATGCCGCGCCGTACCGAGAAGGAAATCTCCGAGCTGATCAACGAGTTTGTCGCCGAAGGTTATCTGATGCTGACGGAAGGGCAATATCCGGTGGTGCGGCTGACCGCCAAAGCTGCGGAGGTGCTGAAAGGCCAGCGCGAGGTGATGCAGCGAGCGCCGCGTCCCGTGCAGGAGAGCGCTGCCGGCAGACGGCGCAGCAACCGGTACGACCTCAGTCCGTCGGCAGTCAATGAGACGGTGTTCGAGCAGCTGCGCCTGATTCGGCGCGACTTGGCCCAGAAGGAGCATGTGCCTTCCTACATTATTTTCAACGATGCCACCCTGCGTGAAATGAGCGTGATCCAGCCCCAAACCGAGCAGGAGATGCTGCGGATCAAAGGGGTTGGGGAGCTCAAGTTCGGCAAATACGGCAAGCCGTTCCTGGATTTTTTCAAAAATGGGGGGTTAGGGGCCGTGCCGGATGACGATGCTCCTGATGAGATGGACTATCACGGAACGGATCAAGACGGATTCGATTTCTAA